In the Bacteroidota bacterium genome, one interval contains:
- a CDS encoding OmpA family protein encodes MKQLLLLCMLLLATSSFAQDSLRMRYGFEAGWGANLHTADFRALPGVPNCCPQFTNGSGGGIQGGVFAAWPLSNSLLFGVAASYWDQSATLTNDQPLYIISDGVGQDGVDRHTVSATIGTVGLEPTLSWNAIGSLMLSVGVRAGFAISKNYSQDERIVQPAGTGTFLDSLGNDTHSQVRNQNAGQIPDAASVLFAATVGVGYELPLNSQHSIFLAPQVSYAFALNNLTTVTWKPSGLRAGIGLTFSPVPDRRQYEFDTTILRDTSVRYERTLAQEQLSLVTTDHSRSVTTNGNIILTTTVHREHYLLQIPDRHDITCSAQAVGLDENNAEHPVATLRIEEFLTTNAHPLLGFVFFSEGDSVLPTRYHTLRRDEAAHYELRSLFSLDALGIHHEGLNIIGKRLQQYPNAHLTILGCNSDQSVESQNIALSAARAKTVFEYFRTVWGISENRLIVQHRNLPDHPSNPRTPDGQEENRRVELSCDVPEVLDVFLANDTVRTPNPPQLRIKMQSSSSVGVASWQLDVLQGNRRLHHAEGTGAVPAYHDWDLEHDQASIPRYGEPLRIFLRTANTKGDVAIDSATLPTEVLTVEQKKSRHAGDVIIDRYNLVLFAFGTSAMTPAQERVLTLVRSKLKPTSAIAIEGYTDRSGSAQSNKRLATDRATSTSTGLGRRDATVKGIGEDRLLYPNDTPEGRFLCRTVQITVRTPIE; translated from the coding sequence ATGAAGCAACTCCTTCTTCTGTGCATGTTGCTTCTGGCCACATCCTCGTTTGCGCAGGATTCGCTCAGGATGCGCTATGGCTTCGAAGCCGGGTGGGGGGCTAATCTGCATACCGCCGATTTTCGGGCATTGCCCGGAGTACCGAACTGTTGCCCGCAATTCACCAACGGATCGGGTGGCGGGATCCAGGGAGGCGTGTTCGCGGCCTGGCCGTTGTCGAATTCACTTCTCTTCGGAGTCGCAGCATCGTACTGGGATCAGAGTGCAACGCTGACCAATGACCAACCGCTCTATATCATCTCGGACGGTGTCGGGCAGGACGGCGTTGATCGCCATACGGTGAGCGCGACCATCGGTACCGTCGGGCTCGAACCAACACTGTCATGGAATGCAATCGGAAGTCTGATGCTCTCGGTCGGAGTGCGGGCCGGATTTGCTATATCGAAAAACTATTCGCAAGATGAACGTATCGTCCAGCCCGCAGGCACGGGGACGTTCCTTGATTCGCTTGGCAATGACACGCACAGCCAAGTTCGCAATCAGAACGCAGGACAGATCCCCGACGCTGCATCAGTATTGTTCGCTGCAACCGTTGGAGTCGGGTATGAGCTTCCCCTCAATAGCCAACACTCCATCTTCCTTGCGCCGCAAGTATCGTACGCGTTTGCGCTGAACAATCTGACCACCGTTACGTGGAAGCCGAGCGGACTTCGTGCCGGGATCGGGCTGACCTTCTCCCCCGTCCCGGATAGACGGCAGTATGAGTTTGATACGACGATACTCCGAGACACGTCGGTGCGCTACGAACGTACGCTCGCACAAGAGCAACTCTCACTTGTCACGACCGATCACTCGCGATCGGTGACGACGAATGGGAATATAATCTTGACCACGACGGTCCACCGCGAGCACTATCTCTTGCAGATCCCCGATCGACACGATATCACTTGCAGTGCACAGGCGGTGGGACTGGACGAGAATAATGCGGAACATCCGGTCGCAACACTTCGGATCGAAGAATTTCTAACGACGAATGCTCATCCACTCCTTGGGTTCGTCTTCTTCTCGGAAGGCGATAGTGTTCTCCCGACACGCTATCACACGCTCAGACGGGACGAAGCGGCCCACTATGAATTGCGGTCGCTGTTCTCGCTCGATGCGCTCGGAATCCACCACGAGGGATTGAATATCATCGGAAAACGATTGCAGCAATATCCGAATGCACACCTTACGATCCTCGGTTGCAACTCGGACCAGTCGGTTGAATCGCAAAACATTGCATTATCTGCTGCTCGTGCGAAAACAGTGTTCGAATATTTCCGCACGGTTTGGGGCATCTCGGAGAACCGGTTGATCGTGCAACATAGAAATTTGCCCGACCATCCTTCGAACCCTCGAACACCGGACGGACAGGAAGAGAATCGTCGGGTTGAGTTGAGTTGCGATGTCCCTGAGGTACTGGATGTATTCCTCGCGAATGACACCGTTCGGACTCCAAACCCGCCACAACTTCGGATCAAAATGCAATCTTCCTCGTCCGTTGGCGTGGCATCATGGCAACTCGATGTTCTTCAGGGCAACCGGCGACTCCATCATGCCGAGGGCACAGGCGCAGTCCCGGCCTACCATGACTGGGACCTCGAACACGATCAAGCATCGATCCCCCGCTACGGCGAGCCACTGAGAATATTCCTGCGAACTGCCAATACCAAAGGCGACGTTGCGATCGACTCCGCTACTCTCCCAACGGAAGTACTCACTGTGGAGCAAAAGAAGTCTCGCCATGCAGGCGACGTGATCATCGATCGGTACAACCTTGTGCTGTTTGCATTCGGCACGTCGGCGATGACGCCTGCGCAAGAACGAGTGCTCACACTTGTGCGCTCGAAGCTCAAACCGACTTCGGCGATTGCGATCGAAGGCTATACGGACCGGTCAGGATCTGCGCAATCGAATAAGCGGCTGGCGACTGACCGTGCAACCTCCACGTCGACCGGTCTTGGCCGCAGAGATGCGACCGTCAAGGGAATTGGCGAGGATCGTCTATTGTACCCCAACGATACCCCGGAGGGGCGATTCCTATGCCGGACGGTCCAGATCACCGTCCGAACACCGATAGAATAA
- a CDS encoding tetratricopeptide repeat protein produces the protein MKNRTRVAIVVAALALSIQYIGCGGAELSSAKLYRQQRNYNKANELLLQALKNDPHSDEGWALYVTNLYDLNQYEKIASVIDSAKLYAIKNRATVENIRHETWIQLYNAGLKSYRDNPDSKEQQQFAIQYLEAAKRLAPEQPETYELLGDVYSATSDTAKAISTYEDALAQVRTSHDQGTSLGLTLRMSPESVVKAIGGDPSKKIMEPTTETDSAMIYKYTSNEGYFYFEKAEKAPHNWQLTGWRFTPYDAVGLQPMRISINTYLNLAGYYYAKGNTLLAAGNKSGAEDMYNKVVPLLISVQRLDPSDENATNIIPDIYSKLDAPEKAKAMYKRMLNEHPSKVLYAAYGAVLLKSQDFPGGIEQYEKALSMDPAFENALYNLGVAYQNWAAEIQKKDKKADVKDKLEKSVGYYERVHSVNPKEYNTLSNLYQLYDVLGNKDQQAKTLSALESLKSTDVANDKWYWNTMMKLYATAKKAKEADDAMKHYDSLNK, from the coding sequence ATGAAAAATCGGACTCGCGTAGCGATCGTAGTCGCGGCTCTCGCCCTTTCGATCCAGTACATCGGTTGCGGTGGCGCCGAACTCTCGAGCGCAAAGCTCTATCGCCAGCAGCGCAATTACAATAAAGCGAACGAGCTTTTGCTGCAAGCGCTCAAGAACGACCCGCATAGCGACGAAGGCTGGGCGCTCTACGTCACGAACCTCTATGATCTGAACCAGTACGAGAAGATCGCCAGCGTCATCGACTCGGCGAAGCTCTACGCAATCAAGAATCGCGCGACGGTCGAGAATATCCGCCACGAAACGTGGATTCAACTCTATAATGCCGGACTGAAATCCTACCGCGACAATCCGGACAGCAAAGAGCAGCAACAGTTCGCAATCCAGTATCTCGAAGCGGCAAAGCGTTTGGCACCGGAACAGCCGGAGACGTACGAGTTGCTCGGCGATGTGTATTCGGCTACGTCGGATACCGCTAAGGCAATCTCGACGTACGAGGATGCGCTTGCACAGGTTCGCACGTCGCACGATCAGGGTACGTCACTCGGTCTGACACTTCGCATGTCGCCGGAGTCGGTCGTCAAGGCAATCGGCGGCGATCCGAGCAAGAAGATCATGGAGCCGACCACCGAGACGGATTCTGCGATGATCTATAAATACACCTCGAACGAAGGCTACTTCTATTTCGAGAAGGCCGAGAAAGCCCCGCATAACTGGCAGCTTACCGGCTGGCGCTTCACGCCCTACGATGCGGTTGGGTTGCAGCCAATGCGCATTTCGATCAATACATACCTGAACCTCGCGGGCTATTACTACGCAAAGGGCAATACTCTTCTGGCCGCTGGCAACAAGTCTGGCGCAGAGGATATGTATAATAAAGTGGTGCCGCTCTTGATCTCGGTGCAGCGTCTGGATCCGAGCGACGAGAACGCAACGAACATTATCCCGGACATCTACTCCAAGCTCGATGCGCCTGAGAAGGCAAAGGCAATGTACAAGCGCATGCTCAACGAACATCCGTCGAAGGTGCTGTATGCTGCGTACGGTGCGGTGCTCCTGAAGTCGCAGGACTTCCCCGGCGGCATCGAACAGTACGAGAAGGCACTGAGCATGGACCCCGCATTCGAGAACGCGCTTTATAATCTCGGCGTCGCGTACCAGAACTGGGCAGCCGAAATTCAAAAGAAAGACAAGAAGGCGGACGTGAAGGACAAACTCGAGAAGTCCGTCGGGTATTACGAGCGCGTACATTCGGTCAACCCTAAAGAGTACAACACGCTCTCGAACCTGTACCAATTATACGATGTGCTTGGCAACAAAGATCAGCAGGCGAAGACGCTTTCTGCGCTGGAATCGCTCAAGTCCACCGACGTCGCGAATGATAAATGGTACTGGAATACCATGATGAAGCTCTACGCGACCGCGAAGAAAGCCAAAGAGGCCGACGACGCAATGAAGCATTACGATAGCTTGAACAAATAA
- a CDS encoding DUF3467 domain-containing protein, with protein MDTNNEPQGQQLQIELGEKEAEGIYSNLAIITHSPAEFIIDYTRVTPGVPKARVLSRIIMTPQHMKLLVNAMRENVERYESQYGEIRVEGGNEHPFGFRTGPTGGEKVH; from the coding sequence ATGGATACCAATAACGAACCACAGGGTCAGCAACTCCAGATCGAGCTCGGCGAGAAAGAAGCCGAAGGCATTTACTCGAATCTTGCGATCATCACCCACTCGCCCGCCGAGTTCATTATCGATTACACGCGCGTGACGCCGGGCGTCCCGAAGGCACGCGTGCTTTCGCGCATTATCATGACGCCGCAGCACATGAAGCTGCTCGTCAATGCCATGCGCGAAAATGTCGAGCGATATGAATCGCAATACGGCGAGATCCGTGTCGAAGGCGGCAACGAACACCCCTTCGGCTTCCGTACCGGCCCGACCGGCGGCGAAAAAGTACACTAA
- a CDS encoding EthD family reductase yields MVVLTALYKTPENPTEFDAHYNDVHTPLVKKIPGLKKLEVLKFSKMLTPATALLAEQPYLQCNMYFADMDAFKAAMASDENKAAGKDLMSFAAPLVSMCVAKHDDIAL; encoded by the coding sequence ATGGTAGTTCTGACCGCACTCTATAAGACGCCCGAGAATCCGACAGAATTCGATGCACACTACAACGATGTGCATACCCCGCTCGTCAAGAAGATCCCGGGACTCAAAAAACTCGAAGTCTTGAAGTTTTCTAAAATGCTCACACCGGCAACGGCGTTGCTTGCCGAGCAGCCGTACTTGCAGTGCAATATGTACTTTGCCGACATGGACGCCTTCAAGGCCGCCATGGCATCCGACGAGAACAAAGCGGCCGGTAAAGACCTGATGAGTTTTGCGGCTCCGCTTGTTTCGATGTGTGTCGCCAAGCACGACGACATCGCGCTCTAA
- a CDS encoding enoyl-CoA hydratase/isomerase family protein: MPKKDTNELNPYQEKRSFDFSHIIYEKKDYVATVTLNRPEVLNCLNLTTLQELLIAFEDVSWDDDIAVLVITGAGDRAFCTGADLREQEEFFLGNPNDYYKWMRVFIEMHERLRNIGKPTIAKLNGIVVGGGNELNISCDLAIAADHIHIRQVGAARGSVAAAGATQWLPLMVGDRRAREILFLCEEIPAAKALDWGLVNQVVPKEQLDEATAILCEKLYNKLPECLRYTKQNLNFWKDLSWHTTIGHARDWLSIHNLSDEVTEGISAFNEKRGVNYKKIRRKKA; the protein is encoded by the coding sequence ATGCCGAAGAAAGACACAAATGAATTAAATCCGTACCAGGAGAAGCGATCGTTCGACTTCTCGCATATCATCTACGAGAAGAAAGATTACGTCGCAACCGTAACGCTCAACCGCCCAGAGGTACTCAACTGCTTGAACCTCACGACGCTGCAGGAGCTCTTGATCGCCTTCGAGGACGTCTCGTGGGACGACGACATTGCGGTGCTCGTGATCACCGGTGCCGGCGACCGTGCTTTCTGCACCGGAGCAGATCTGCGCGAGCAGGAGGAGTTCTTTCTCGGCAATCCGAACGACTACTACAAATGGATGCGCGTCTTTATCGAGATGCACGAGCGTCTGCGTAATATCGGCAAGCCGACGATCGCCAAGCTCAACGGGATCGTCGTCGGCGGTGGCAACGAACTCAATATTTCATGCGACCTTGCCATTGCTGCCGACCACATCCATATCCGCCAGGTCGGTGCCGCCCGTGGCTCGGTTGCCGCAGCGGGCGCAACGCAGTGGCTGCCGCTGATGGTGGGCGACCGTCGTGCACGCGAGATTCTTTTCCTCTGCGAGGAGATTCCGGCCGCCAAAGCGCTCGATTGGGGGTTGGTGAATCAGGTCGTTCCGAAAGAACAGCTCGACGAGGCTACTGCCATCTTGTGCGAAAAGCTGTATAACAAGCTGCCTGAGTGCCTACGCTACACGAAGCAGAACCTGAACTTCTGGAAGGACTTGAGCTGGCATACGACGATCGGACATGCGCGCGATTGGCTCTCGATCCATAACCTCTCCGACGAGGTCACCGAAGGCATCTCGGCATTCAACGAAAAGCGCGGAGTGAATTATAAGAAGATCAGGCGGAAGAAAGCGTAG
- a CDS encoding peroxiredoxin, whose translation MVTLHVGDVAPNFSTISTDGSKISLADYKGKSNVILYFYPEDMTSGCTIEACNFRDDKSLFDGLNTVILGVSLDSQEKHKQFTEKDHLNFPLLVDTDGKICAEYGVPVDDKWPARWTFLIDKNGKIAKIYHKVAVREHSAELQADIKALK comes from the coding sequence ATGGTTACACTGCATGTCGGAGATGTTGCTCCGAATTTCTCGACGATCTCGACCGATGGCTCGAAGATCTCGCTCGCTGATTACAAAGGCAAGTCGAATGTCATTCTCTATTTCTATCCGGAGGATATGACGAGCGGCTGCACGATAGAAGCGTGTAATTTCCGCGACGATAAGTCGCTCTTCGACGGACTGAACACCGTAATTCTCGGTGTCTCGCTCGATTCGCAGGAAAAACATAAACAATTCACCGAGAAAGACCATCTAAACTTTCCGTTGTTAGTGGACACCGACGGCAAGATCTGTGCGGAATATGGTGTGCCGGTGGATGACAAATGGCCGGCACGCTGGACGTTCCTGATCGACAAGAACGGCAAGATTGCAAAGATTTATCACAAGGTCGCTGTCAGGGAGCACAGCGCCGAATTGCAAGCAGACATTAAGGCTCTGAAGTAG
- a CDS encoding NAD(P)H-dependent oxidoreductase, which yields MRVLGICGNMRPHSGTAAVLRLALASAERMGAQTTLYDIAAEPLPWCDARPDDTTYPPSVHRFRSLVREAQGIILATPDYHNSFSGSLKNALDLCNSDDFDHKIVGIIGVSGGSTGAINAITQLRTVMRSLGAWAIPHQVSIASSGKLFAGPDVIADPAVAQRIEKLGTDVVKYATLFANGLLQEL from the coding sequence ATGCGCGTACTCGGAATCTGTGGCAATATGAGACCGCACAGCGGGACGGCGGCCGTCTTGCGGCTGGCGCTGGCTTCCGCCGAGCGTATGGGCGCGCAGACGACGCTCTATGATATTGCTGCCGAACCGTTGCCGTGGTGCGACGCACGACCTGACGATACAACGTATCCGCCGTCGGTGCACCGATTTCGCTCGCTCGTGCGCGAAGCACAGGGGATAATCCTGGCGACGCCCGATTATCATAATAGTTTTAGCGGGTCGCTCAAGAACGCACTCGACCTTTGCAATTCGGACGATTTCGATCATAAGATCGTCGGGATCATCGGGGTTTCGGGCGGCTCGACCGGAGCGATCAACGCGATTACCCAATTACGCACGGTGATGCGCAGCCTCGGAGCCTGGGCGATTCCGCATCAGGTCTCGATCGCCAGCAGTGGGAAGCTCTTCGCAGGGCCGGATGTGATTGCCGATCCGGCTGTGGCGCAGCGGATCGAAAAGCTCGGTACCGACGTGGTAAAATATGCCACGCTCTTCGCGAATGGGTTGTTGCAGGAATTGTAG
- a CDS encoding 3-hydroxybutyryl-CoA dehydrogenase gives MKSIGVIGAGTMGSGIALASALAGYDVVLNDLHDKYLQLAYRNIGEIMQKMSDRGKITVAESNAAALRIRTTSHFEHLKTCDLVIEAAVENLKIKQEIFSRLDELCGEETIFASNTSSLAVTAIASACKKPHRVVGLHFFNPAHIMKLVEIVRGSETTDDVMYRAESYVKQIGKTPVLAKDTPGFIVNRVARNFYGEAFRIVGDGISTVEQTDRIMKANGFAMGPYQLMDLIGIDVNLAVTQSVYDQFFGEPRFRPHLLQQKMVEANRLGRKTGKGFYDYMETK, from the coding sequence ATGAAATCGATCGGAGTGATCGGGGCGGGGACGATGGGCAGCGGCATAGCGCTTGCGTCGGCGCTCGCCGGATATGATGTCGTCCTCAACGACTTGCATGATAAATACCTGCAACTTGCTTACCGCAATATCGGCGAGATCATGCAAAAGATGAGCGACCGAGGGAAGATCACGGTTGCAGAATCGAACGCTGCCGCCCTTCGCATTCGCACCACCTCGCACTTCGAGCACTTGAAGACCTGCGACCTCGTGATCGAAGCCGCGGTCGAGAACCTGAAGATCAAACAGGAAATCTTTTCGCGGCTGGACGAGCTCTGCGGTGAAGAAACGATCTTTGCGAGCAACACTTCCTCACTCGCGGTCACGGCGATTGCCAGCGCCTGTAAGAAGCCGCACCGTGTCGTCGGGTTGCACTTCTTTAATCCGGCCCACATCATGAAGCTCGTCGAGATCGTTCGCGGCTCGGAAACGACCGACGACGTCATGTACCGTGCGGAAAGTTATGTCAAGCAAATCGGCAAGACGCCGGTGCTCGCGAAGGATACGCCCGGCTTTATTGTCAACCGCGTGGCGCGCAATTTTTATGGCGAAGCATTCCGAATCGTTGGCGACGGGATCAGCACAGTCGAGCAAACGGATCGGATCATGAAGGCGAACGGCTTCGCGATGGGGCCGTATCAGTTGATGGACCTCATCGGGATTGATGTCAACTTGGCCGTGACGCAATCGGTCTATGACCAATTCTTCGGCGAGCCACGCTTCCGCCCGCATTTGTTGCAACAAAAGATGGTCGAAGCAAACCGGTTGGGCCGCAAAACTGGTAAAGGATTTTACGACTACATGGAGACGAAGTAA
- a CDS encoding enoyl-CoA hydratase/isomerase family protein: MAEYQTIQYSVADGICTIALNRPEVYNAFNEQMTTDLQAAFKEIAKDDAVRAVILTGNGKAFCSGQDLKDAPTGGGKRSLRDSLERRYNPLIRAMRNLPKPIIAAINGVAAGAGCSLVLACDYRIMAEQAKLIEVFVRIGLVPDSGSSWFLVHNIGVARAFELAATGEDVTSAKALQIGLVNAVVPAEGLMTEAIKTATTFATGPTKAYGYIKKMMDRAASTSLDEALDYEVYMQEAAGRTEDYTNAVAAFREKRKAEFTGK, from the coding sequence ATGGCAGAGTATCAAACGATCCAATATAGTGTAGCAGACGGTATTTGCACCATCGCGCTGAATCGCCCGGAAGTCTATAACGCGTTCAACGAGCAGATGACGACCGATCTGCAGGCAGCCTTCAAAGAGATTGCGAAAGACGATGCAGTCCGCGCTGTGATCCTGACGGGGAATGGCAAAGCATTCTGCTCGGGGCAGGATCTCAAAGATGCGCCAACCGGCGGCGGCAAGCGCTCGCTACGCGATTCGCTCGAGCGCAGATACAATCCGCTCATCCGCGCAATGCGCAACCTGCCGAAACCGATTATAGCCGCTATTAACGGTGTCGCAGCAGGTGCGGGTTGTTCGCTCGTGCTGGCATGCGACTACCGCATCATGGCAGAGCAGGCAAAGCTCATCGAAGTATTCGTGCGGATCGGCTTGGTGCCGGATTCCGGTTCAAGCTGGTTTCTGGTACATAATATCGGTGTTGCACGCGCATTCGAACTGGCCGCGACGGGCGAGGATGTCACCTCGGCAAAGGCGTTGCAGATTGGGCTTGTCAATGCGGTCGTTCCGGCAGAGGGACTGATGACCGAAGCGATCAAAACGGCAACAACGTTCGCAACAGGTCCCACGAAGGCATACGGATACATCAAGAAAATGATGGACCGTGCCGCATCGACCTCGCTCGACGAAGCGCTCGATTACGAAGTCTATATGCAGGAAGCCGCGGGCCGCACGGAGGATTATACCAACGCCGTCGCTGCATTCCGCGAGAAACGCAAGGCTGAGTTTACGGGCAAGTAA
- a CDS encoding enoyl-CoA hydratase/isomerase family protein — protein sequence MAELKNLILERDGFVAIVRLNRPAVLNALNLETMNELVSTFDELDQDTDCRAIVLTGNEKAFAAGADIKEMANASAVDMLYRDQFAKWDRIRKCKTPIIAAVSGFALGGGCELVMHCDIVIASETAKFGQPEINIGVMPGAGGTQRLTRAIGKVKAMEIVLTGRPITAEEAVAAGLANKVVPVEFYLEEAIKLAKEIASKPPVAVRLAKEAVLKSFDTTIEMGLEFERKNFYLLFASEDMKEGMAAFVEKRKPEWKGK from the coding sequence ATGGCTGAACTGAAGAATTTGATTCTGGAGCGTGACGGCTTCGTAGCGATCGTCCGCCTGAACCGACCTGCGGTGCTCAATGCACTCAATCTTGAAACGATGAACGAGCTCGTCTCGACGTTCGACGAACTCGATCAGGACACCGATTGCCGTGCCATCGTGCTCACCGGCAACGAGAAGGCGTTTGCGGCCGGCGCCGACATCAAGGAAATGGCGAACGCAAGCGCAGTCGATATGCTCTACCGAGATCAGTTCGCGAAGTGGGATCGCATCCGCAAGTGCAAGACCCCGATCATTGCGGCAGTCAGTGGTTTCGCCCTGGGCGGCGGGTGCGAACTCGTGATGCATTGCGATATCGTCATCGCAAGCGAGACGGCGAAATTCGGGCAGCCGGAGATTAACATCGGCGTCATGCCTGGCGCCGGCGGCACGCAGCGTCTGACACGCGCGATCGGTAAGGTGAAGGCAATGGAGATTGTGCTGACGGGACGCCCGATCACAGCCGAAGAGGCGGTCGCCGCCGGACTTGCGAACAAGGTAGTGCCGGTCGAGTTCTATCTCGAAGAAGCGATCAAACTCGCCAAAGAGATTGCGTCCAAGCCACCCGTCGCGGTGCGATTGGCGAAAGAGGCGGTGCTCAAGTCGTTCGATACGACGATCGAGATGGGGCTTGAGTTCGAACGGAAGAATTTTTACCTCCTCTTCGCCAGCGAGGATATGAAAGAAGGAATGGCAGCGTTCGTCGAGAAGCGCAAACCGGAGTGGAAAGGGAAGTAG
- a CDS encoding Bax inhibitor-1/YccA family protein has product MSQFAQAFQFTPDALALVGKARLAYVRKVYSYFTAGILAAIGGSILAMNSSLVFIAAQHRIILFIVYIGAFFLAQSSADKPARAVPTMILFTFISGVVLSPLLYAIAHSLIPGTGPGVIYNALILTGTVFAGLTAYVFVTKKDFSYLGATLTVGLFVIMGAILLNIFMHSSSLDFAISIVGTIIFAGFVLVDTSLILKRAIEIPPTSAALKLYLDFLNLFLFILRILMGSRSRD; this is encoded by the coding sequence ATGTCACAATTCGCTCAAGCATTTCAATTTACCCCCGATGCACTCGCTCTTGTCGGCAAAGCCCGGCTTGCGTATGTGCGTAAGGTGTACTCGTATTTCACGGCAGGTATTCTTGCTGCGATTGGCGGTTCGATCCTGGCGATGAATTCCAGTCTCGTATTCATAGCCGCTCAACACCGGATTATTCTCTTCATCGTCTATATCGGTGCGTTTTTCCTCGCGCAAAGCAGCGCGGACAAACCGGCACGTGCGGTGCCGACGATGATTCTCTTCACGTTTATCAGCGGGGTAGTGCTCTCGCCGCTACTGTATGCGATTGCGCATTCGCTGATTCCGGGTACAGGCCCGGGCGTGATCTATAATGCGCTCATCCTGACCGGGACCGTTTTTGCCGGCCTGACGGCGTATGTATTCGTCACGAAGAAGGATTTCAGCTACCTCGGCGCGACCCTGACGGTAGGCTTGTTCGTGATCATGGGGGCGATCCTGCTGAATATCTTCATGCACTCGTCGAGTCTCGACTTCGCGATCTCGATCGTCGGGACGATCATCTTCGCAGGGTTCGTGCTCGTCGATACGTCACTGATCCTTAAACGAGCCATCGAGATTCCGCCGACATCGGCTGCATTGAAGTTGTATCTTGATTTTCTGAACCTGTTCCTGTTTATCCTGCGTATCCTGATGGGTTCGCGCAGCCGCGACTGA
- a CDS encoding M28 family peptidase, with the protein MKNRLATLCLLLACAGTTFAQKTTPAITAADLRARLNILASDSLAGRRTGEPGCDKAARYIAGEFKRFGLEVLDPTQTYLQEYEFSEHQFDSTKTTPTKAANVVGFLKGSDKNLSREVVIIGAHYDHLGMGGHNALDTVKSFHYGADDNASGTAGMLELAEYFSKHRKELKRSVIFIGFSGEEEGLFGSANYVKHPLYSLDQTQAMINMDMIGRLKDSVLIVEGMGTSPEWKKIVDPSLTKKLPIAFHLKPDGEGPSDHASFYRKNIPVLFFFTGLHKDYHKASDTRDKINYNGEEQVLSIIKKIVVKTANLATRLPYTIVPIDTSKKTTTFHAYVGGVPDYGYDGEGLKISDITPGSPAAAAGLKAEDIVIQFGDMQIKNIYDYTKALSKHNAGETVLFTVKRGRDTVALNVTLGNRPAH; encoded by the coding sequence ATGAAGAACCGACTCGCCACTCTCTGTCTTCTGCTTGCATGTGCAGGCACGACCTTTGCTCAAAAAACAACGCCGGCGATCACAGCAGCCGACCTTCGCGCACGGCTCAATATTCTTGCCAGCGACTCGCTTGCCGGGCGCAGAACCGGCGAACCCGGCTGCGATAAAGCGGCGCGCTACATCGCGGGAGAATTCAAACGCTTTGGTCTCGAAGTCCTCGATCCGACCCAGACGTACTTGCAGGAGTACGAATTTTCCGAACACCAATTCGACTCGACAAAAACGACGCCGACGAAGGCTGCCAATGTCGTCGGATTTCTCAAAGGATCGGACAAGAATCTCTCCCGCGAGGTTGTGATTATCGGCGCACATTACGACCACCTCGGTATGGGCGGACATAATGCGCTCGATACCGTCAAAAGTTTTCACTACGGCGCCGACGACAATGCCAGCGGCACAGCAGGCATGCTCGAGCTCGCCGAGTATTTTTCCAAACATCGCAAAGAGCTCAAGCGCTCGGTCATCTTTATCGGCTTTAGCGGAGAAGAAGAAGGACTCTTTGGGAGTGCGAACTACGTCAAGCATCCGCTCTACTCGCTCGATCAAACACAGGCGATGATCAACATGGATATGATTGGCCGTCTCAAGGATAGCGTCTTGATCGTCGAGGGAATGGGGACGTCACCCGAATGGAAGAAGATCGTAGATCCGTCGCTGACGAAGAAGCTCCCCATCGCGTTTCACCTGAAGCCCGACGGCGAAGGTCCGAGCGATCATGCGTCGTTCTACCGCAAGAATATTCCGGTCCTGTTCTTCTTTACAGGGCTGCACAAAGATTACCACAAGGCAAGCGATACCCGGGATAAGATCAATTACAACGGCGAGGAGCAGGTACTCTCGATCATAAAAAAGATCGTGGTAAAGACCGCCAATCTTGCCACGCGTCTCCCCTACACTATCGTGCCGATTGACACATCGAAGAAGACGACAACGTTTCACGCATACGTCGGCGGCGTCCCCGATTACGGGTATGACGGCGAGGGGTTGAAGATCAGCGACATCACGCCCGGCTCACCTGCTGCTGCGGCCGGATTGAAGGCCGAAGACATCGTCATCCAGTTCGGCGATATGCAGATCAAAAATATTTACGACTACACGAAGGCCCTCTCGAAGCACAACGCGGGCGAAACCGTTCTCTTTACCGTCAAGCGAGGCCGAGATACCGTAGCGTTGAATGTGACGCTCGGGAATCGTCCGGCGCATTAA